Proteins found in one Macrobrachium nipponense isolate FS-2020 chromosome 4, ASM1510439v2, whole genome shotgun sequence genomic segment:
- the LOC135211431 gene encoding uncharacterized protein LOC135211431 — protein sequence MRHQEQEKELFRQEFEAAIRTVNEDETQMIGADMNGRVGKIRDGYEEVHRGYGFGIRNKDGHYLLEMAQSFELAYMNTWFQKLDKYLISYESGGVQSQIDYMLVRGADRSNVTKCKVILGEAYVKQHRLVVMDFKMSGRKPKKRKRRYRVKIWDLKGEKGEQLRRTVTERCLDRENVKFGQGNKVENIWADMRDICMGEAEELVGRTSGYGVAKKKAVVKWRCKNQLKENQKHLRTRK from the coding sequence ATGAGGcaccaagagcaagagaaagaattatttagacaagagtttgaggctgccattagaacagtgaaCGAGGATGAAACACAAATgataggagctgatatgaatggcagggtgggaaagataagagatgggtatgaggaggtacacAGAGGatatgggtttggaattagaaacaAAGATGGGCattatttattggagatggctcaaAGTTTTGAATTGGCCtatatgaacacatggtttcaaaagttagataagtacttgataagttacgaaagtggaggagtgcagagccaaatagattacatgcTGGTTAGAGGAGCTGACAGAAGCAATGTGACAAaatgcaaagtgatcttgggagaagcatatgttaaacagcataggttggtagtgatggattttaaaatgagcggtaggaaacccaagaagagaaagagaagatatagagtcaagatttgggaccttaaaggagaaaaagGGGAGCAATTAAGGAGGACTGTTACAGAGAGATGTCTGGATAGGGAGAATGTAaaatttggacagggtaacaaagtggaaaatatctgggcagacatgaggGATATATGtatgggggaagcagaggaactagTGGGAAGAACCAGCGGATATGGTGTTGCGAAGAAAAAAGCGGTGGTCAAAtggaggtgcaagaatcaattaaaagaaaatcaaaagcatttaaggactagaaagtaa